In Bradyrhizobium sp. 170, the DNA window CGGCGAATTCAGTCTATTGTCTATCGGTGCCTGCTCCATCTACGAGCCAGAGAAGACATTCGCGTGCGAGCTGAAGCCGATCAACGCGAACTTCGATCCCAAGGCTTTGGAGGTGAGCGGGCTCTCTCTAGACGAGCTCGCGCGAACAGGACTTATGCCCTCCAATGCCATGCGAACCTTTTCGCACTGGCTCTTGACCTTGGCGCGTCGGAATGAAACCCTCGTATTCGTCGGTTTTAACGCGCCGTTCGACTGGTCCTTCGTGAACTACTATTTCCATCGGTTTACGGGCAGCAATCCATTCGGCTTCACGGCGCTCGATATCAAGGCGCTCTACATGGGTGCGACGGGCTGCCGCTGGAGTGATACGCGTTCGAGCAGGATTGCTGAAAAGCTCAAACCAGCTTTGGCCGGGACGCATGATGCGCTGCGCGACGCGCTGTACCAGGCTGAGATTTTTCGGCTGATCAGGTCCGAGCTCATTGATAAGAGCTGACAGCACAGTCTGACTCTGCTATCCGCGATTACTCGATTGCGAT includes these proteins:
- a CDS encoding 3'-5' exonuclease, translated to MSDKREVFVSVDVETAGPIPGEFSLLSIGACSIYEPEKTFACELKPINANFDPKALEVSGLSLDELARTGLMPSNAMRTFSHWLLTLARRNETLVFVGFNAPFDWSFVNYYFHRFTGSNPFGFTALDIKALYMGATGCRWSDTRSSRIAEKLKPALAGTHDALRDALYQAEIFRLIRSELIDKS